A stretch of DNA from Verrucomicrobiota bacterium:
GATACAAAGAGTTGCGGAAAAGAGCACCAGGAGAAGAGCTGTTTTGGCGAGCAAGGAATTAAATACGTCCCCGGAACAAGCCTTCCCCAATCTAATCCAGAGATAACCCATCAAGGGTATGGTGAGCATGGGTAACTGCACCCAAGAGTTGTTCATACGGAACGCCATCCACACAATTGCGATAAGAGACCACAACATAAAGAAGTGATATTCCACTATGCTAAAAGTTCTTCCAAACCGGGTAGCCAGAGTTCTCTTATTTACCAACTTATCGGTATCGATGTCTCTTAGATTATTGATCACCAACAAATTGGTACTTAATCCGCCAATCGCGGTTGCTGCTAAAAATGACGACATTGAAAAATAACCCGTTTGCACAAAAAACGTGCAACAAACTGCAATGATTCCAAAAAATATCATTACAAACAAATCTCCGAGACCTATGTAAGCCAATGGGTACGGGCCGGCGGTATAAGCATACCCACAAAGAACACTGGTCACCCCTACCGCCAACAACCACCAACCTCCAAACGGAATCAGTCCCAACCCAATGCAAAATGCGAACGCGAATGTCAGGCCAGTAACTCGCTTCATGGTTTCGGGTTTTATGAGGCCAGCGGCAACGGCACGCGTTGGTCCAACCCGATCCGCAGTATCAGCCCCTTTTTTGAAGTCAAAATAGTCGTTGGCAAAGTTGGTCGCTATTTGAATCAAAAGTGCAAACAGGAAACAAATGAGCGCAGGCACCAAACGAAATCCACCGGCATCATAAGCCAACGCTGTTCCAACCAGAACCGGAGCCATAGCGGCGGGCAATGTCTTGGGTCGCGCCGCAAGTATCCAAGGTTTCAAAACCATATTATCGGGAGTTAGTGGGTTGAATATTTTCTGAGTCCAATTGGCGAATCCAATCATGGATTTCTGATCGACGGAACTTGTATGAACCTTCGATTAAAGCGGGATACCATTCCTTTAAAAATTTGAGCGCATCAGTCGATCGACCATTGGCGATAAGCAAGCGAGTATAGTTTACACCTGCTGCATAGGAAAAGTCAGGTAAGTTAATGGCAGTTTCCAAAAACTGAAGCGCCTTCTCAGAATCAGCACAAGCCTGCTCGGCTAAGAAACTCCCCGAGAGATACCAGGTAGAGTCGTTTTCAAAATAGGATTTTGATCTGGTAAAAAACAGTAGGGCCTTCT
This window harbors:
- a CDS encoding 1,4-dihydroxy-2-naphthoate polyprenyltransferase; this translates as MVLKPWILAARPKTLPAAMAPVLVGTALAYDAGGFRLVPALICFLFALLIQIATNFANDYFDFKKGADTADRVGPTRAVAAGLIKPETMKRVTGLTFAFAFCIGLGLIPFGGWWLLAVGVTSVLCGYAYTAGPYPLAYIGLGDLFVMIFFGIIAVCCTFFVQTGYFSMSSFLAATAIGGLSTNLLVINNLRDIDTDKLVNKRTLATRFGRTFSIVEYHFFMLWSLIAIVWMAFRMNNSWVQLPMLTIPLMGYLWIRLGKACSGDVFNSLLAKTALLLVLFSATLCIGLLL